A window of Chrysoperla carnea chromosome 3, inChrCarn1.1, whole genome shotgun sequence genomic DNA:
tacgtatgaaagtatgtttattttatatgtgaAATGAATTTGATTATGTATAAGTCTATTCGAATTTACGGATGAACAATGTTCGAGGTAAGCTAAATTACACATTcagaaaatgtaaatatttttgtcccCGAAATACTTACTAATACCATTAGCATGTTAGTGCAGACGCCTATAGTGAGAAAAGGTAAAGCCAGTTTCTTTTTTCTGTGTAGCagacatatttttaatcaagCTTACAGCTAGTCCAGTTAATATCTATAGATATACTGAATAGTATAAATATCGTTCTCCCTCCAGTAATTACTAACGTAattaatgtcaattttgattgaatttcatgtaatttttacataataaataataccatagagctgcaAAATTGCTGCCAAATGGTTTAATCGCAGTAGAAAGAGGCAGATAAGATAGGCGCGTAAAGCTTTCTTCGTTTCTCTTATACATGATATACTTTTaaccataataatatatacaaatcatGTGTTGTGGTCTACACGCTTTATTGTAATTGCATTATTAATGGCTACGAGGAAGGGAGGGAAGAAAAATTTCTGCCTCTTCCTACCTGGTCAAGAATTCacttatttcattttctatgtCCCCACAGCTCcatggtattatctctatgatttttatcattatcctatgagaaactaataaatttacaactaaaaaaattcaagctCAACTTATTTTTAATAGGAAAATGTGTACATCCACGAATGGCTTGGTACGATAAGAATTATCGTTGTCATTGCATGTACGACTATTTAAGGCCAATTGTCATATGCGTTAAAGTGGAATATCCAAAAGGAATGCATCAACAGCGCTGCTCATTTGATTATCCAATTATATTTGGAGAAtgtgttttttgtaaatgtgatagaaaaaataatcgaaCAGTATGCGAACGGAATGTTAGCTGTGGTAAAGATATTGGTAACATAcgtttccattttaaaatataacatttaaattttatgcatattgatttatatattttttagacatATGTATTCCAAATGACCATAAAATTTTTGGCTGCTTAAATTGTACATGTACGCATACAATGTtgagaaaatgtaaattaataaaagattgTTACTCCAGTAAGTTCTTATCGATATGACCTACTTTAGTTAACAAGTTTTTGCAACTAAAACCGAATGTAAGAAAGATTTCTTTGTATAACTCCCATAAGACCGTTTAACCGGCCCGAACCATTTGATTGAAGTAACCACGCTTATACATATACAGGATACGAATTGATTTGTCTTCCATATTCAAGTACACTAACTACCTGATCTAAAGATGACAAAGTTTTggtagttaatttatttatgtgctaactttaatttcaaagttacaaaattattatttttcattatttaaagaatgattatacattaaaaatacataacagctaatttaaaatcattatccCCTTCGagcaaattttccaatttaatatttatatttttttatagataaaccAGGTAAATGtcccaaaaattttacaatatttgacATAAGATGTACCTTATCTTTTAAGCAACCATGTTACTACGATGGTCAATGCGAAGGGAACAAAAAATGCTGTTTTAATAATTGTGAATTTCAATGTATGGATCCAATATTctgaaattaattgtataaacaaataaaacaacgcttcatataaatatttttacatcacACAATTAACCATCATCAAATGCAGTGGTTGACACAACTGGAAGATGTAACGCTGGGTAAATGTCTATGGGACTGTTGTTAATTATTACTTCCAAGAATAGTTATATATCCAGCACTTCCATTTACATTATTGTGAAGTATTCACATCTTGTCCTAAAACAATTTCCCTAAGAAGTTTCACACCAATAAAACTTAATTCTAGCCATCCAATTTCAATGTTCGAATTACGTACGGATTTCACAATAAACGCTTTTTTAATAACATCTGCGCTAGTATAgataaaatctttatatttaaCTTCAACCATACCAACTTCTTCACATTCACCATCTGAATCTAACACGGGTTCACTAATCACGAAAAATTTCACCACTTCATCGTTTTCTACTTTATCACGTAAAATAGGCGATAATTTTGAATCGAAATAAAACTGTCGTTCAAAATTAAACACTAACGATTCCATTCTAGGTGGTTCTGGTTTTGGTAAACTTAATGGAGTTTCCATTTCttcgtcatcaaaattcaaaaatgtgtattcaatatacaattgtttaatatttctatCACTTATTATTGGCGTGTTCCTAAATAATGTCAATTTATGTATGattattacaaaagtttttggTATTTCTGACGAAGATGATTTTGCATCTTCTAACAAGCTTCTTTTATtcatcaaactatttttatcgTCCAGTACAATTGGTTTTCTTCCAAATATACTGCCTCCTTGATCGTAATAATTAAATGATACTGATTCTTTTATAGACACTTCTCtagagtttaattttttatcaga
This region includes:
- the LOC123295978 gene encoding uncharacterized protein LOC123295978, coding for MNLGKCVHPRMAWYDKNYRCHCMYDYLRPIVICVKVEYPKGMHQQRCSFDYPIIFGECVFCKCDRKNNRTVCERNVSCGKDIDICIPNDHKIFGCLNCTCTHTMLRKCKLIKDCYSSKFLSI